From one Lycium ferocissimum isolate CSIRO_LF1 chromosome 7, AGI_CSIRO_Lferr_CH_V1, whole genome shotgun sequence genomic stretch:
- the LOC132063286 gene encoding histone H3.2, with protein MARTKQTARKSTGGKAPRKQLATKAARKSAPATGGVKKPHRFRPGTVALREIRKYQKSTELLIRKLPFQRLVREIAQDFKTDLRFQSSAVAALQEAAEAYLVGLFEDTNLCAIHAKRVTIMPKDIQLARRIRGERA; from the coding sequence ATGGCCCGTACTAAGCAAacagctcgcaaatctacaggTGGGAAGGCACCAAGGAAGCAGCTAGCCACCAAGGCTGCAAGAAAATCTGCTCCAGCGACCGGAGGAGTGAAGAAACCTCACCGTTTCAGGCCAGGAACTGTTGCTCTAAGAGAAATCAGGAAGTACCAGAAGTCTACTGAGTTGTTGATAAGGAAGCTTCCATTTCAGAGACTGGTGAGGGAAATTGCTCAGGATTTTAAGACAGATCTGAGGTTCCAGAGTAGTGCTGTTGCTGCTCTACAAGAGGCCGCTGAGGCTTACCTTGTTGGGCTATTTGAAGATACTAATCTCTGTGCAATTCACGCTAAGAGGGTTACTATTATGCCGAAAGATATTCAACTTGCTAGGAGGATTCGCGGAGAAAGGGCTTAG